A stretch of the Desulfobaculum bizertense DSM 18034 genome encodes the following:
- a CDS encoding GatB/YqeY domain-containing protein, which produces MSLLKKIGSDYIAAYKAKDKDRVSVLRMLKSELKNKQVETGNEPSDAEVLDLITKQVKQRKESIEQYSNAGREELAEQEAAEMALLKEYLPEALTQEELEKAIDDTIAELGAEGMKDMGRVMGQITAAYKGRIDGKVASSLVRAKLNA; this is translated from the coding sequence ATGAGTCTCCTCAAAAAAATCGGATCAGATTACATTGCTGCATACAAAGCCAAAGATAAGGACCGTGTGTCTGTTCTTCGCATGCTCAAAAGCGAGCTGAAGAACAAGCAGGTCGAAACTGGCAACGAACCTTCTGACGCTGAGGTCCTTGACCTTATCACCAAGCAGGTGAAGCAGCGCAAGGAGTCCATTGAGCAGTACAGCAATGCTGGCCGTGAGGAGCTGGCAGAACAGGAAGCTGCTGAGATGGCTCTGCTGAAAGAGTATCTCCCTGAGGCTCTGACTCAGGAAGAACTCGAAAAGGCCATTGACGACACCATTGCTGAGCTTGGTGCAGAAGGTATGAAAGATATGGGCCGCGTTATGGGGCAGATCACTGCTGCATACAAGGGACGCATTGACGGTAAGGTCGCGTCTTCTTTGGTCCGCGCAAAACTGAACGCCTAA